Proteins from a single region of Diaphorobacter limosus:
- a CDS encoding branched-chain amino acid ABC transporter permease translates to MAATHYRFKPWNVGRFIVWTLFALLLIAAPQLFASSLALTMLSQMGYLIIICLSYNMLLGQGGMLSFGHAVYTGLGSFIAIHAINLAGAGQLPIPLPFMPLVGGLAGLFFAVLLGYVTTKKSGTTFAMITLGIGELIAAMALMFPEFFGGEGGVTTNRVYGQALWGISFGPAIEVYYLIAVYCFACTAAMFAFTGTPLGRILNAVRDNPERVEFIGYDTQRVRYLAFCIAGFFAGVGGALAAINFEIVTGADSVSMVRSGGYLLFTFLGGATFFFGPIIGAVLLVLASVLLSELTKAWLLYLGLVFLFMVMYAPGGVASLIMMNLRLAKYGKLGRLWPSYLALAGTGLTALLGAAAMVEMGYHLQLNAALGPELPFLGASLNARGLTSWFGAGFALVTGVGLFELCRRQFLQQWGESQEEIERESKRTEAM, encoded by the coding sequence ATGGCCGCCACCCATTACCGCTTCAAGCCCTGGAACGTGGGGCGCTTCATCGTCTGGACGCTGTTTGCGCTGCTGCTGATTGCCGCGCCGCAGCTGTTTGCCAGCAGCCTGGCGCTGACCATGCTGTCGCAGATGGGCTATCTGATTATCATCTGCCTGTCCTACAACATGCTGCTGGGCCAGGGCGGCATGCTCAGCTTTGGCCATGCGGTCTATACCGGGCTGGGGTCGTTCATCGCCATCCACGCCATCAACCTGGCCGGGGCCGGACAGCTGCCGATACCGCTGCCCTTCATGCCCCTGGTGGGCGGGCTGGCGGGGCTGTTCTTTGCCGTGCTGCTGGGCTATGTCACGACGAAGAAGTCCGGCACCACCTTTGCCATGATCACGCTGGGCATTGGCGAGCTGATCGCCGCCATGGCGCTGATGTTTCCCGAGTTCTTCGGCGGCGAGGGCGGCGTGACCACCAACCGCGTCTACGGCCAGGCTCTGTGGGGCATCAGCTTCGGCCCGGCCATCGAGGTGTACTACCTGATCGCCGTGTACTGCTTTGCCTGCACCGCCGCCATGTTCGCCTTCACCGGCACGCCGCTGGGGCGCATCCTGAACGCCGTGCGCGACAACCCCGAGCGCGTCGAGTTCATAGGCTACGACACGCAGCGCGTGCGCTATCTGGCGTTTTGCATCGCAGGCTTCTTTGCCGGCGTGGGTGGGGCGCTGGCAGCTATCAATTTTGAGATCGTCACGGGGGCCGACAGCGTCAGCATGGTGCGCTCGGGCGGCTATTTGCTGTTCACCTTCCTGGGCGGGGCGACGTTTTTCTTTGGGCCCATCATCGGCGCGGTGCTGTTGGTGCTCGCCTCGGTGCTGCTGTCCGAACTGACCAAGGCCTGGCTGCTCTACCTGGGCCTGGTGTTCCTGTTCATGGTGATGTACGCGCCCGGCGGCGTGGCCAGCCTGATCATGATGAACCTGCGCCTGGCCAAATACGGCAAGCTGGGGCGGCTGTGGCCGTCCTACCTGGCGCTGGCGGGCACGGGGCTTACGGCTCTGCTGGGCGCGGCGGCCATGGTGGAGATGGGCTACCACCTGCAGCTCAATGCCGCGCTCGGGCCGGAGCTGCCATTCCTGGGGGCCAGCCTGAATGCGCGCGGGCTGACGAGCTGGTTTGGCGCGGGCTTTGCGCTCGTCACCGGCGTGGGGCTGTTCGAACTGTGTCGACGCCAGTTCCTCCAGCAGTGGGGCGAGAGCCAGGAAGAGATAGAGCGCGAATCGAAGCGCACGGAGGCCATGTGA